A stretch of the Clostridiales bacterium genome encodes the following:
- a CDS encoding helix-turn-helix transcriptional regulator, giving the protein MMMDMLTPGEQRLDYLIRALPANEKLYLWCYNRKGQLIAASNPDDLLPDLFVHLGAYDKMRAAADRVNTRPLLIGSAVGMQWVLIFQQARNRELMFVIGPVFYQQPDADTVRRVLLPVSSRPKEWIQSLLSHLDEMPVLSFSSFIRYAVMLHNALNNDQLGLDAFMSTDSGEKEITISPDEHRDLNQVYQAENILLTMVRTGDINYRRALQHSINISPGVPVHGKDPLRQAKTSLVVFTTLVSRAAMEGGLSPEIAYPLNNSYIQSIENCFDSGELSALASAMYHDFIYHVHHLHANPNYSQPIQRCCDYIELGLDKKLEISSLAALVGYSDYYLTEKFKKETGQSIHQYIKKARINRAKMLLLSTNQSIQQIADHLAFATPNYFIRCFREEEGVTPAQFRKQK; this is encoded by the coding sequence ATGATGATGGATATGCTGACTCCCGGTGAGCAAAGGCTGGATTACCTGATTCGCGCCTTGCCCGCCAATGAGAAACTGTATTTGTGGTGCTATAATCGGAAAGGGCAGCTTATTGCCGCATCAAATCCTGATGATCTGCTTCCGGATTTATTTGTCCATCTGGGTGCCTATGATAAAATGCGGGCAGCAGCGGATCGGGTAAATACGCGTCCGCTGCTGATCGGCAGTGCTGTGGGAATGCAGTGGGTTTTGATCTTCCAGCAGGCCCGAAACCGGGAACTGATGTTTGTCATCGGTCCCGTATTCTATCAGCAGCCGGATGCGGACACAGTCAGGCGCGTTCTGCTGCCTGTATCGTCCCGTCCGAAAGAATGGATTCAGTCACTGCTGTCACACCTGGATGAAATGCCGGTTTTGTCCTTTTCGTCTTTTATCCGCTATGCTGTTATGCTGCACAATGCCTTGAACAATGATCAGTTGGGGCTGGATGCCTTTATGAGTACTGATTCCGGTGAAAAAGAGATAACTATTTCACCGGATGAGCATCGCGATCTGAATCAGGTATACCAGGCGGAAAACATACTGCTTACCATGGTACGCACCGGGGATATCAACTACCGGCGTGCTCTTCAGCACTCCATCAATATAAGTCCCGGCGTTCCGGTACACGGTAAGGATCCTCTTCGCCAGGCAAAAACCAGTCTGGTAGTCTTTACCACACTCGTAAGCCGGGCAGCAATGGAGGGCGGGCTTTCGCCGGAAATTGCTTATCCGCTGAACAATTCCTATATTCAGTCCATTGAAAACTGCTTTGATTCCGGAGAATTGTCCGCCCTGGCCAGCGCTATGTATCACGATTTCATATATCACGTGCACCACCTGCACGCCAATCCAAATTACTCCCAGCCCATACAGCGGTGCTGTGATTATATTGAACTTGGTCTGGATAAAAAGCTGGAGATAAGTTCCCTGGCAGCTTTGGTCGGATATTCGGATTATTATCTGACAGAGAAATTTAAAAAAGAAACCGGACAGTCGATTCATCAGTATATCAAAAAAGCGCGAATCAACCGTGCCAAAATGCTGCTGTTGTCCACGAATCAGTCCATTCAGCAGATTGCTGACCATCTTGCCTTTGCAACTCCCAATTATTTCATCCGATGCTTCCGGGAAGAAGAAGGCGTAACTCCTGCCCAGTTCAGAAAGCAAAAATGA
- a CDS encoding sugar phosphate isomerase/epimerase: MRKAVQQIMLGTVTGSEAAARTTLQRIKAAGYDGLELNRFMIHPSSLMIRMMTRAAGMPTGKGGNLDWKKLMRESDLSVISLHTDLGSLEREVEAAAMEARELGTDKLVITGMYRFDYGDEKAVRDLASRLNKVGEVLKMMGLSLLYHNHNVELLQVKPGLRAYDLLLSETDPDCVGFEFDSYWFTDGGANARDWMRRLGSRMKLWHITDRGSHQSGPAMTPILKQDSMELGTGNMDLEGLKDIALQNGTEAVVLESHKNWIDKDPVKSLELSAKWLKERC, translated from the coding sequence ATGAGGAAAGCAGTACAGCAAATCATGCTGGGGACCGTGACGGGCAGCGAAGCCGCTGCCCGTACGACCCTGCAGCGCATCAAGGCCGCCGGCTATGACGGCCTTGAACTCAACCGCTTCATGATTCATCCCTCTTCCCTGATGATCCGCATGATGACCCGGGCGGCGGGCATGCCCACCGGCAAGGGCGGGAATCTGGACTGGAAGAAGCTCATGCGGGAATCGGACCTGTCCGTCATCAGCCTGCATACCGATCTGGGAAGCCTGGAGAGAGAAGTGGAAGCCGCAGCCATGGAAGCCCGGGAATTGGGTACGGACAAGCTGGTGATCACCGGCATGTACCGCTTTGATTATGGGGACGAAAAGGCTGTGCGGGATCTGGCATCCCGGCTCAACAAGGTGGGCGAAGTGCTGAAAATGATGGGGCTTTCCCTTTTGTACCATAATCACAATGTGGAACTGCTGCAGGTAAAACCCGGTTTGCGCGCCTATGACCTGCTGCTCTCTGAAACCGATCCTGACTGTGTTGGCTTTGAGTTTGACAGCTATTGGTTCACGGATGGCGGCGCGAATGCCAGGGACTGGATGCGCCGCCTCGGAAGCCGCATGAAGCTGTGGCATATCACCGACCGGGGTTCCCATCAGAGCGGCCCGGCTATGACTCCCATTCTCAAGCAGGACAGCATGGAGCTTGGCACCGGCAATATGGATCTGGAAGGGCTGAAAGACATTGCCCTGCAGAACGGCACAGAGGCTGTCGTGCTGGAAAGCCATAAAAACTGGATTGACAAGGATCCCGTCAAAAGTTTGGAACTCAGTGCAAAATGGCTGAAAGAGAGGTGCTGA
- a CDS encoding MFS transporter has translation MTNTNAIQNTDGVQYRKAKLWQIILIAFNAFNGMAVYFLIGLASYSASIGYGIATLIVGGLLTFTRIFDAVTDPLLAFLYDRVNTRWGKVRPLMLLGWAIQTAGLLCMFNFFSSKGHGVPVFLLFYMVYVIGYTIINMTAQTLPALITNDPKQRPTVGVWQTVLNYLTPMALNIIVYTKLMPAMGGSFNQEFLNVVTWLCVGISFVGVLLTCIGVSQYDKPENFKGIKNERLKLRDMLDVLKHNKPLQSYIASAASDKIAQQASSASIVSTMLNGILIGNMGLATTLSMIGMLPSILFAAYGARYAGKHGHKESIVTWTRNCILANLVLIAFFIITRQTVGTETIANMGVTMILFVALTFITNGFAMCVTTANTGFMADIIDYELDRSGKYIPAVVTGTYSLVDKIVSSFSAAIATGCVALIGYTATMPQPGDPATSGVFWMTMFLRYGLAILGWIVTLIAMRYCKLDKNEMVNVQKRIEEKKASAQNELFEKELHKGDPANA, from the coding sequence ATGACAAACACGAATGCCATTCAGAACACTGACGGTGTGCAATACCGCAAAGCCAAGCTTTGGCAGATTATCCTGATCGCTTTCAATGCCTTTAACGGCATGGCGGTTTATTTCCTGATCGGTCTGGCAAGTTACTCTGCTTCCATCGGTTATGGCATTGCCACGCTGATTGTGGGCGGACTGCTGACTTTCACCCGCATTTTCGATGCGGTGACCGATCCGCTCCTGGCCTTCCTGTACGACCGGGTGAATACCCGCTGGGGAAAGGTTCGTCCCCTGATGCTGCTGGGCTGGGCCATCCAGACCGCCGGCCTGCTGTGCATGTTCAACTTCTTCTCCAGCAAGGGGCACGGCGTGCCGGTGTTCCTGCTGTTCTACATGGTGTACGTCATCGGCTATACCATCATCAACATGACCGCCCAGACCCTGCCTGCCCTGATCACCAACGATCCCAAGCAGCGCCCCACGGTAGGTGTGTGGCAGACGGTGCTGAACTATCTGACCCCCATGGCGCTGAACATTATCGTATACACCAAGCTGATGCCTGCCATGGGCGGCAGCTTTAACCAGGAATTTTTGAACGTGGTCACCTGGCTGTGTGTCGGCATTTCCTTTGTCGGCGTGCTGCTGACGTGCATCGGCGTGTCCCAGTATGACAAGCCTGAAAACTTCAAGGGCATCAAGAACGAACGCCTGAAGCTGCGGGATATGTTGGATGTGCTGAAGCACAACAAGCCCCTGCAGAGCTACATTGCTTCCGCTGCGTCCGATAAGATCGCCCAGCAGGCATCCTCCGCGTCCATTGTCAGCACCATGCTCAACGGTATCCTGATCGGTAACATGGGTCTGGCGACGACGCTCAGCATGATCGGTATGCTGCCATCCATTCTTTTTGCCGCCTACGGCGCGCGCTATGCTGGTAAACACGGCCATAAGGAAAGCATCGTCACCTGGACCCGGAACTGCATATTGGCCAATCTGGTTCTCATTGCTTTCTTCATCATCACCCGCCAGACGGTGGGCACAGAAACCATTGCCAACATGGGCGTGACAATGATCCTCTTTGTAGCCCTGACCTTCATCACCAACGGCTTTGCCATGTGCGTAACAACGGCAAATACCGGCTTCATGGCGGATATCATCGACTATGAGCTGGACCGCAGCGGCAAGTATATCCCGGCAGTCGTCACAGGCACCTACAGCCTGGTGGACAAGATCGTTTCCTCCTTCTCCGCAGCCATCGCCACCGGCTGCGTGGCCCTGATCGGCTATACCGCCACCATGCCTCAGCCCGGCGACCCCGCTACCTCCGGCGTGTTCTGGATGACCATGTTCCTGCGCTACGGTCTGGCTATCCTGGGCTGGATCGTTACCCTGATCGCCATGCGGTACTGCAAGCTGGATAAGAATGAAATGGTCAACGTTCAGAAGCGGATCGAGGAAAAGAAAGCTTCGGCGCAGAATGAACTGTTTGAAAAAGAACTGCACAAAGGAGATCCTGCCAATGCGTGA
- a CDS encoding family 78 glycoside hydrolase catalytic domain, whose product MLIRNAVLPAWQAQWIDPEMAHDAGVKQPASCLCRRFTVEMPGSARLYITCHGLYAAFLNGKRVGDFVLAPGTGDYRKRLTVQCYDVTELLKTGENELAVTLGDGWYRGGVGIDGLRNFYGDDLALLCQLELNGSVILCSDETWEASQSGPIRENDLEIGEIYDARMEKITDWHGVTVRDFSFDNLAETQSVPILEQERFPGRIIKTPNGETVVDFGQNLAGYTELRVTANAGQKIILWHGETLDENGNFTQKNFEPGDRNKNGGIPQKTEYTCKDGLNVYKPSFAIHGFRYAKVETDIDLTDAQFTAIAVYSRMPQTGFFTCGNADVNRLFQNSLWSMRSNFCDIPTDCPTRERAGWTGDAGVFAPTAAYLMDCYPVLRKWLGECRSAQEENGLVQNIAPVNDQRNQITMMLQGSAGWGDACILVPWALYQAYGEPAILEENYDMMTRWLAFCENRARENTRPQNENNPWKEYLADQGFHFGEWCEPDVNNMLAMRKNATEGAPEVATAYYYRSASLLAQIAEVLRKPEDASRYAEIAEKAKKAYRFCCLKDGQIISDRQCEYVRPIAFGLLDGEENQQAADALNALVIKNGYHLNTGFLSTPDLCRVLAENGHTDTAYKLLLQKDCPGWLYEVKQGATTIWETWDGVRPDGTVHDSLNHYSYGAVCGWLFSGVCGIQPEAGKLTIRPYPHPSLGHAEAKWLSPVGEIRSEWQYENDQILMNIAVPVSAEIILPDGRKYQVKAGAYSYEVSL is encoded by the coding sequence ATGCTGATCAGGAATGCGGTCCTTCCAGCCTGGCAGGCCCAATGGATCGACCCCGAGATGGCCCATGATGCGGGAGTCAAACAGCCTGCATCCTGCCTGTGCCGCCGGTTCACCGTAGAAATGCCCGGCAGCGCACGCCTGTATATCACCTGCCATGGCCTGTACGCCGCTTTCCTGAACGGGAAGCGGGTGGGTGATTTTGTGCTGGCGCCCGGCACCGGGGATTACCGCAAGCGCCTGACAGTGCAGTGCTATGATGTAACGGAACTGCTGAAAACCGGTGAAAACGAGCTGGCCGTCACCTTGGGCGACGGTTGGTATCGGGGCGGCGTGGGTATCGACGGCCTGCGGAATTTTTACGGGGATGACCTGGCCCTGCTCTGCCAGCTGGAATTGAACGGATCCGTCATTTTGTGCAGTGATGAAACCTGGGAGGCCAGTCAATCCGGCCCCATTCGGGAGAATGATCTGGAAATCGGTGAAATCTATGACGCCCGGATGGAGAAGATTACCGACTGGCACGGCGTGACTGTGCGGGACTTCAGCTTTGACAATCTGGCAGAGACCCAGAGCGTGCCCATCCTGGAGCAGGAACGCTTTCCGGGCAGGATCATCAAAACACCCAACGGTGAAACGGTTGTTGACTTTGGCCAAAACCTGGCAGGCTATACGGAACTGCGCGTTACCGCCAATGCTGGCCAGAAAATCATCCTGTGGCATGGGGAAACCCTGGATGAGAATGGAAACTTCACCCAGAAAAACTTTGAGCCAGGGGATCGCAACAAAAACGGCGGCATTCCCCAGAAAACCGAATATACATGCAAAGACGGCCTGAACGTGTACAAACCCAGTTTTGCCATTCACGGTTTCCGCTATGCCAAAGTGGAAACGGACATTGATCTGACGGACGCCCAATTCACCGCCATCGCAGTGTATTCCCGGATGCCTCAGACGGGTTTCTTCACCTGCGGAAACGCGGATGTGAACCGCCTGTTCCAAAACAGCCTGTGGAGCATGCGTTCCAATTTCTGCGATATCCCTACCGACTGCCCGACCAGAGAGCGGGCGGGCTGGACGGGTGACGCGGGTGTATTCGCCCCCACCGCTGCTTATCTCATGGACTGCTATCCTGTACTGCGCAAATGGCTGGGCGAATGCCGATCAGCCCAGGAAGAAAATGGCCTGGTACAGAATATCGCGCCTGTTAACGATCAACGGAATCAGATTACCATGATGCTTCAGGGCAGCGCCGGGTGGGGAGATGCCTGTATTCTGGTGCCCTGGGCGCTGTATCAGGCTTATGGGGAGCCAGCCATCCTGGAAGAAAACTACGATATGATGACCCGCTGGCTGGCCTTCTGTGAAAACAGGGCAAGGGAAAACACAAGGCCTCAGAACGAGAACAATCCCTGGAAAGAATACCTGGCAGACCAGGGCTTCCACTTCGGCGAATGGTGCGAACCGGATGTGAATAATATGCTCGCCATGCGGAAAAACGCCACGGAAGGTGCGCCGGAAGTGGCTACCGCATATTATTATCGTTCCGCTTCTTTACTGGCGCAAATCGCCGAAGTCCTGAGAAAACCTGAGGATGCTTCGCGTTACGCTGAAATTGCGGAAAAAGCAAAAAAAGCCTATCGCTTCTGCTGCCTGAAGGATGGCCAAATTATCTCTGACCGGCAGTGCGAATACGTGCGGCCCATTGCCTTTGGCCTTCTGGATGGGGAAGAAAACCAACAAGCGGCAGACGCTTTGAACGCGCTGGTGATCAAAAACGGATATCATTTGAATACCGGCTTCCTGTCCACTCCCGATCTGTGCCGGGTGCTGGCGGAAAACGGCCACACAGATACCGCCTATAAGCTGCTTTTGCAGAAGGACTGTCCCGGCTGGCTGTATGAAGTGAAGCAGGGCGCGACTACGATCTGGGAAACCTGGGACGGCGTGCGGCCTGACGGCACAGTGCACGATTCCCTGAATCACTATTCCTATGGGGCTGTTTGCGGGTGGCTGTTCAGCGGCGTGTGCGGCATTCAACCGGAAGCAGGCAAACTGACGATCCGTCCTTACCCGCATCCCTCCCTGGGCCACGCGGAGGCAAAATGGCTTTCTCCCGTGGGTGAGATCCGCAGCGAATGGCAATATGAAAACGATCAGATTCTGATGAATATCGCGGTCCCCGTTTCGGCTGAAATCATACTGCCGGATGGCAGGAAATACCAGGTGAAGGCAGGTGCGTACAGCTATGAAGTATCTCTGTAA
- a CDS encoding glycoside hydrolase family 2 protein, producing the protein MREITVLKEGWRFGKSRDAALEAVSLPHTWNAVDGQDGGNDYYRGTCWYARELSAREASGDTVFLELNGAAHTCEVYLNGEKLCHHEGGYSAFRVELTGKLRDRNLLEISVSNEDSDHVYPQKADFTFYGGLYREVRLISVPKEHFELVKDGTPGIKVTPIVNLKKKTASVTVETWQNADTVTVTVNGEKKTVPSENGRAKAEFVIENVHLWDGVDDPYLYTATATLDSGDEIHARFGCRKFHCDPEKGFFLNGRSYPLRGVSRHQDLKGRGNALTYEDHAADMKIIREIGANTVRLAHYQHAREFYDLCDENGIVVWAEIPYITMHMKNGRENTLNQMRELITQCYNHPCIAVWGLSNEITAASAVDEDLLENHRLLNNLCHRMDKTRLTTMADVFMLEIDSPILEIPDINSYNLYFGWYLGELEQTDEFFDEYHAKYHNRVIGFSEYGADANPAFHSSHPEKGDYTEEYQALYHEHMLRMIEARPYLWATHVWNLFDFAADGRDEGGKHGENQKGLVTFDRMLRKDAFYLYKAAWNKTEPFVHLCGKRYINRCEEETEIKVYSNQPHVKLYVDGAFVGEQDGKTLFRFRIPLMGEHLVEAFAGDVHDSMCVCRVSEPDESYIFNKAAASVTNWFDSGDIDPTCFSIMDTLGEIRQHPQAGTIVNQMMAKGASERGDVADAVKDNPALQRMMGRMTMLSLLKQGGADEQSIKQLNRILQGIKK; encoded by the coding sequence ATGCGTGAAATCACAGTATTAAAGGAAGGCTGGCGTTTCGGCAAAAGCCGGGACGCCGCCCTGGAGGCGGTTTCGCTGCCCCACACCTGGAATGCCGTCGACGGCCAGGATGGAGGCAACGACTATTACCGCGGCACCTGCTGGTACGCGCGGGAGCTGTCCGCGCGGGAAGCCTCCGGAGATACTGTGTTCCTCGAGCTGAATGGCGCTGCCCACACCTGTGAAGTGTATCTGAACGGGGAAAAGCTGTGCCATCATGAGGGCGGATATTCTGCCTTCCGGGTGGAACTGACCGGAAAGCTGCGGGACAGGAACCTGCTGGAGATCTCTGTAAGCAATGAAGACAGCGATCACGTATATCCACAGAAGGCGGACTTCACCTTCTACGGAGGACTATACCGTGAAGTACGGTTGATTTCCGTCCCCAAGGAACATTTTGAACTGGTGAAGGACGGAACACCCGGTATTAAGGTGACACCCATCGTAAACCTGAAAAAAAAGACTGCTTCTGTTACCGTGGAAACCTGGCAGAATGCGGACACCGTTACTGTTACTGTGAACGGTGAAAAGAAAACGGTTCCATCTGAAAACGGCCGCGCGAAAGCAGAGTTCGTGATCGAAAACGTTCATCTGTGGGACGGCGTTGACGACCCGTATCTGTATACCGCAACAGCCACGCTGGACAGCGGGGATGAAATCCATGCCCGCTTCGGATGCAGGAAATTTCACTGTGATCCGGAAAAGGGTTTCTTCCTGAACGGACGCTCATATCCCCTGCGGGGTGTATCCCGCCATCAGGACCTGAAGGGCAGGGGAAACGCACTGACATATGAGGATCACGCTGCCGATATGAAAATCATCCGGGAAATCGGTGCGAACACGGTGCGCCTGGCGCATTATCAGCATGCCCGGGAATTCTATGATCTGTGTGATGAAAACGGGATCGTGGTATGGGCGGAAATCCCTTACATCACTATGCACATGAAGAATGGCCGGGAAAACACGCTGAATCAGATGCGGGAACTGATCACCCAATGCTATAACCACCCCTGCATTGCGGTGTGGGGCCTGAGCAATGAAATCACAGCTGCCAGCGCGGTTGACGAGGATCTGCTGGAGAACCATCGGCTGCTGAACAACCTTTGCCACCGGATGGATAAGACGCGCCTGACCACCATGGCCGACGTGTTCATGCTGGAGATCGACAGCCCCATCCTGGAGATCCCCGACATCAACAGCTACAATCTGTACTTTGGCTGGTATCTGGGCGAGCTGGAGCAGACGGATGAATTCTTTGACGAGTACCATGCCAAGTATCACAACCGGGTGATTGGCTTTTCCGAATACGGAGCCGACGCCAACCCGGCCTTCCATTCCTCCCATCCCGAAAAGGGCGACTACACCGAGGAATATCAGGCGCTTTACCACGAGCATATGCTGCGCATGATTGAAGCACGGCCGTACCTCTGGGCTACCCATGTGTGGAACCTGTTTGACTTCGCCGCCGATGGGCGCGATGAAGGCGGCAAGCATGGCGAAAACCAGAAGGGCCTTGTCACCTTTGACCGGATGCTCCGCAAGGACGCCTTCTATCTCTATAAGGCCGCCTGGAATAAAACAGAGCCCTTCGTGCATCTGTGCGGCAAGCGGTATATCAACCGCTGCGAGGAAGAAACCGAAATCAAGGTGTATTCCAATCAGCCCCATGTGAAGCTGTATGTGGATGGAGCCTTCGTGGGCGAGCAGGATGGGAAAACCTTGTTCCGCTTCCGCATCCCGCTGATGGGTGAGCATCTGGTGGAAGCTTTTGCGGGTGACGTCCACGACAGCATGTGTGTCTGCCGGGTTTCCGAACCGGACGAAAGCTATATTTTCAACAAAGCTGCCGCTTCCGTCACCAACTGGTTTGACAGCGGGGATATTGACCCGACCTGTTTCTCCATCATGGACACCCTGGGCGAAATCCGTCAGCATCCCCAGGCCGGGACCATTGTGAACCAGATGATGGCCAAAGGAGCATCCGAGCGGGGCGATGTCGCCGACGCGGTGAAGGATAATCCTGCGCTCCAGCGCATGATGGGCCGCATGACCATGCTGAGCCTGCTCAAGCAGGGCGGCGCGGATGAACAGAGCATCAAGCAGCTGAACCGCATTTTGCAGGGGATCAAAAAATGA
- a CDS encoding family 43 glycosylhydrolase, which produces MKYLCNPVNINYRYQFNADPRLHGKIQICREAADPSMIFFHGRYYIFASMTLGVWVSDDLSNWENHRLPRELPLYDYAPDVRVMGDWVYYCASRREENCDRYRTKDILNGPYEKIEGSFPFWDPNLFIDDDGRVYFYWGCSNITPIWGVELDPQTMQPIGEKRVLVEGHPFEIGYERVGEDNSQLPASEAEIDAAYEAFHKRQGISEDQVPEQVKPLIRGMFSRKPYIEGAWMDKQNGRYYLQYACPGTQYNTYSDGVYVSSGPLGPFTLADNNPYSYKPGGFLPGAGHGSTMRDEQGNWWHTSTMRISMNHDFERRVGIWPAGFDADGELFCNQRYGDWPMTLEGDPWRNPAWMLLSAGKKAIASSFTDGHEPEKATEENVQNWWQAASADRHEWLQIDLGREFDVHAIQINFADDQIDIPCPGQVSGGSQARYIEERDLTTQWKLTGSTDGKAWFVITDKSDAQTDLSHDLILREEGFRVRFLRLSDISVPYGRQPCISGLRVFGLEHGEKPAVPVFTARRDSDLDMTVSIQPQDHTLGYNILFGNSPEKLYHSYMVFQTGEKRVGALIKGRDYFVRVDAFNESGITEGTCIQL; this is translated from the coding sequence ATGAAGTATCTCTGTAATCCCGTCAACATTAACTACCGTTATCAGTTTAATGCCGATCCCAGGCTGCACGGAAAAATCCAGATCTGCCGGGAAGCTGCTGACCCTTCCATGATCTTTTTCCATGGCCGGTATTATATCTTTGCTTCCATGACGCTGGGCGTGTGGGTATCCGATGATCTGTCCAACTGGGAGAACCATCGGCTTCCCAGGGAACTGCCTTTGTATGATTACGCCCCCGACGTACGGGTGATGGGCGACTGGGTATATTACTGCGCCTCCCGGCGGGAAGAGAACTGTGACCGGTACCGTACAAAGGATATCCTGAACGGGCCCTACGAAAAGATTGAAGGCAGCTTTCCTTTCTGGGATCCCAACCTGTTCATTGACGATGACGGGCGGGTGTATTTCTACTGGGGATGCTCCAATATCACGCCCATCTGGGGCGTGGAACTCGATCCCCAAACCATGCAGCCCATCGGTGAAAAGCGTGTGCTGGTGGAAGGCCATCCCTTTGAAATCGGCTATGAGCGAGTGGGAGAGGATAACAGTCAGCTGCCTGCCTCTGAAGCTGAAATAGACGCGGCTTACGAAGCGTTCCACAAGCGGCAGGGCATTTCTGAGGATCAGGTGCCGGAACAGGTGAAGCCGCTAATCCGGGGCATGTTCTCCAGAAAACCTTATATCGAAGGGGCCTGGATGGACAAACAGAATGGCAGGTATTATCTGCAATACGCCTGCCCGGGCACCCAGTACAATACCTACTCCGACGGCGTGTATGTGAGTTCCGGCCCGCTGGGGCCCTTCACGCTGGCAGACAATAATCCATATTCCTATAAGCCCGGCGGCTTCCTGCCCGGCGCGGGGCATGGCAGCACCATGCGGGATGAACAGGGTAACTGGTGGCACACATCCACCATGCGGATCAGCATGAATCATGATTTTGAACGCCGGGTGGGGATCTGGCCCGCAGGCTTCGATGCGGACGGTGAGCTTTTCTGCAACCAGCGCTACGGAGACTGGCCCATGACCCTGGAGGGTGATCCCTGGCGCAATCCCGCCTGGATGCTGCTGAGTGCGGGCAAAAAGGCCATAGCTTCTTCATTCACGGATGGCCATGAGCCGGAAAAAGCCACGGAGGAAAACGTGCAAAACTGGTGGCAGGCCGCATCCGCGGACCGGCACGAATGGCTGCAGATCGATCTGGGCCGGGAATTTGATGTGCATGCCATCCAGATTAATTTTGCCGATGATCAAATCGACATTCCCTGTCCCGGGCAGGTGTCGGGCGGCAGCCAGGCCCGGTATATTGAAGAACGGGATCTGACCACTCAATGGAAACTGACGGGAAGCACCGACGGGAAGGCGTGGTTTGTTATTACGGATAAGTCCGACGCGCAGACAGATCTGTCCCACGACCTGATTCTCCGGGAAGAAGGCTTCCGGGTACGTTTTCTGCGCCTTTCCGATATATCGGTGCCCTATGGCCGACAGCCCTGTATCTCCGGCCTGCGGGTGTTCGGCCTGGAGCATGGCGAGAAGCCGGCTGTGCCTGTGTTCACAGCCCGGCGGGACAGCGATCTGGATATGACGGTTTCCATTCAACCGCAGGATCATACGCTGGGTTATAACATTCTGTTCGGAAACAGCCCGGAAAAACTGTATCACAGCTATATGGTTTTCCAGACGGGAGAGAAGCGCGTCGGCGCGCTGATCAAAGGCAGAGATTACTTTGTGCGTGTAGACGCTTTTAACGAAAGCGGCATTACTGAGGGTACCTGTATTCAACTGTAA